One segment of Bacillus alkalisoli DNA contains the following:
- a CDS encoding nicotinate phosphoribosyltransferase — MKEIELKLHGKIKRLTNNTFKFDERVKEGWFSAVYFLKTREIVKATKPNNVVTMQFFQKNHAVLCGTDEVIALIKTFADDPDSLEIYSLKDGDKISPFETVLTITGPYQNFGYLEGVIDGILARRTSVSTNVYNVVKAAGEKPVIFMGDRDDHFTQQSGDGYAAHIGGSTAQATHAMNEWWGKKGMGTMPHALIQLFNGDVVAATKAYKETFPEDDLLVLVDYNNDVITDALKVAREYGTELKGVRVDTSKTMIDQYFIRNQDVLGTFDPRGVNAPLIFALRKALDEEGFQHVKIVVSGGFNESRIKEFEEQEVPVDIYGVGSSLLKIHVGFTGDNVMLDGKPQAKAGRKYRFNPRLEKVD; from the coding sequence ATGAAGGAAATAGAACTTAAACTACATGGAAAAATAAAACGCTTAACAAACAACACATTCAAATTTGACGAAAGAGTCAAAGAAGGATGGTTCTCAGCGGTTTATTTTCTAAAAACTCGTGAAATCGTCAAAGCTACGAAACCGAATAATGTTGTAACCATGCAATTTTTTCAGAAAAACCATGCTGTCCTATGTGGTACAGATGAAGTGATTGCACTAATTAAAACATTTGCTGATGATCCAGATTCTTTAGAAATTTATTCGTTAAAAGATGGAGATAAAATCAGTCCATTTGAAACAGTGCTAACGATAACTGGGCCGTACCAAAACTTCGGATACTTAGAAGGAGTCATTGATGGTATATTAGCTCGGAGAACATCTGTTTCTACGAATGTATACAATGTTGTCAAAGCAGCAGGTGAGAAACCAGTCATTTTTATGGGAGACCGTGACGACCATTTTACCCAACAATCTGGTGACGGTTATGCAGCACATATTGGTGGGTCAACTGCACAGGCAACACATGCTATGAATGAATGGTGGGGCAAAAAGGGAATGGGCACAATGCCTCACGCCCTCATTCAATTGTTTAACGGTGATGTAGTAGCAGCAACTAAAGCATATAAAGAAACATTCCCAGAAGACGACTTACTAGTATTGGTTGACTATAATAACGATGTCATTACAGATGCTCTGAAAGTAGCAAGAGAATATGGAACAGAATTAAAGGGTGTAAGAGTTGATACATCGAAAACGATGATTGATCAATACTTCATTAGAAACCAAGACGTTCTTGGAACTTTTGACCCGCGTGGAGTCAATGCTCCATTAATATTTGCTCTTCGTAAAGCGCTTGACGAAGAAGGTTTTCAACATGTGAAGATTGTCGTAAGTGGTGGATTTAACGAAAGTAGAATTAAAGAGTTTGAAGAACAAGAAGTTCCAGTTGATATTTATGGAGTAGGTAGCAGTTTACTGAAAATCCATGTTGGATTCACTGGAGACAACGTTATGTTAGACGGAAAACCACAAGCGAAAGCAGGGCGAAAATATCGCTTTAATCCGCGTCTGGAAAAAGTAGACTAA
- a CDS encoding DNA translocase FtsK, with protein sequence MLKWLDKVRSLWKEENEQEVRKTSSNSVEAESPIESIDIKTKVKYQYPEKSDLFPVLQETKQKPPKRIRRNNERNNETTFNKKNNTSKRNKEQEKEESVPLIEKPLEENQWEKALKAQALKKRPFYPTEVPSPVYGFNRRKKQIELDAIPEFELKSNWQPTFVVDTDGIEQQTFIEEEKETNEVLLKVEDTSVELEENNFYDENSDSHELIEVVEVAEISEMDEAEIVQQEEEITLVTTTSSNNNNREIDSKNQTVSNRQREERKRSPIPYNVLMLKQDRRMLEKKKVEQQSPSMNESTYKLPTITLLNPPIKRADDNDEWVEEQRRLLNETLHHFKVGATVVNATQGPSVTQFEVHPEPGVKVNKITNLSDDIKLSLAAKDIRMEAPIPGKNTIGIEVPNRVSQPVVLREIVRHPSFIQNPSPLAVALGLDIAGSPVVLDLQKMPHGLIAGATGSGKSVCVNSIIISLLYKARPDEVKLLLIDPKMVELTPYNHIPHLVSPVITDVKAATAALKWAVEEMERRYELFVHAQVRDIARFNEKALSHNQEKLPYLVIIIDELADLMMMAPGDVEESICRIAQKARACGIHLLIATQRPSVDVITGLIKANVPTRIAFSVSSQVDSRTIIDIGGAERLLGRGDMLLLENGATKPRRVQGNFVSDEEMERIVEHVKQQQKPNYLFQQEELLQELKVQEEEDDLFYEACEFVVEQTTASTSSLQRKFRIGYNRAARLIDMMEANGIITGANGSKARDVLISERELHNKVTNE encoded by the coding sequence ATGTTGAAATGGTTAGATAAAGTTCGTTCTTTATGGAAGGAAGAAAATGAACAAGAGGTACGTAAAACTTCTAGTAATTCAGTAGAAGCAGAAAGCCCAATCGAATCAATAGATATTAAAACAAAAGTAAAATACCAATATCCTGAAAAGTCGGATCTATTTCCTGTGTTGCAAGAAACAAAACAAAAGCCACCTAAAAGAATTAGAAGAAATAATGAAAGAAATAATGAGACTACATTTAACAAGAAAAACAATACAAGTAAAAGAAACAAAGAACAAGAAAAAGAAGAAAGTGTACCATTAATAGAAAAACCATTAGAAGAAAACCAGTGGGAAAAAGCGTTAAAAGCACAAGCATTGAAAAAAAGACCATTTTATCCGACAGAGGTACCATCCCCTGTGTATGGCTTCAATAGGCGAAAAAAGCAAATAGAGCTAGATGCTATACCTGAGTTTGAATTAAAAAGCAACTGGCAGCCAACTTTTGTTGTCGATACGGACGGAATAGAACAACAAACATTTATAGAGGAGGAAAAAGAGACAAATGAAGTGCTTTTAAAAGTGGAAGATACTTCGGTCGAATTAGAAGAGAATAATTTTTATGATGAAAATAGTGATTCTCATGAACTTATTGAAGTAGTAGAAGTGGCAGAGATAAGTGAAATGGATGAAGCGGAAATAGTACAACAGGAAGAAGAAATCACCTTAGTTACTACTACTAGTTCTAATAATAATAATAGAGAAATAGATTCAAAGAACCAAACAGTAAGCAATAGACAAAGGGAAGAACGAAAACGCTCACCTATTCCTTACAACGTGTTGATGTTAAAACAAGATAGACGTATGTTAGAGAAGAAGAAAGTAGAACAACAATCTCCGAGCATGAATGAGTCTACTTACAAACTACCGACTATTACATTGTTAAATCCTCCTATTAAGAGAGCAGACGATAACGATGAGTGGGTGGAAGAACAACGAAGATTGCTGAATGAAACCTTACATCATTTTAAAGTTGGTGCAACAGTTGTCAATGCAACACAAGGACCTAGTGTAACTCAATTCGAAGTACACCCCGAGCCTGGTGTTAAAGTAAATAAAATAACCAATCTAAGTGATGATATAAAATTAAGTCTTGCGGCAAAGGACATTCGCATGGAAGCACCTATACCTGGAAAAAATACGATTGGAATCGAAGTGCCTAATAGAGTTAGTCAACCTGTAGTGCTGAGAGAAATTGTAAGACATCCATCATTTATTCAAAATCCATCACCATTAGCTGTTGCTTTAGGACTTGATATTGCTGGTAGCCCGGTTGTTTTAGATTTACAAAAGATGCCACATGGACTAATTGCAGGAGCGACAGGATCAGGGAAAAGTGTTTGCGTAAACTCCATTATTATTAGCTTGTTATATAAAGCGAGACCAGATGAAGTAAAACTATTATTAATTGATCCAAAAATGGTAGAGTTAACACCATACAATCATATTCCGCACTTAGTCAGTCCTGTAATAACAGATGTAAAAGCGGCTACTGCTGCGCTTAAATGGGCAGTGGAAGAAATGGAAAGAAGATATGAATTGTTTGTTCATGCACAAGTAAGAGATATTGCTAGGTTTAACGAAAAAGCACTATCTCATAATCAAGAAAAGCTACCATATTTAGTTATTATTATTGATGAGCTTGCAGATTTAATGATGATGGCTCCTGGTGATGTAGAGGAATCCATTTGTAGAATCGCTCAGAAGGCTAGGGCATGTGGAATTCACTTACTTATTGCTACTCAAAGGCCATCCGTAGATGTTATTACTGGTTTAATTAAAGCTAACGTTCCAACTAGAATTGCTTTTTCTGTTTCCTCACAAGTAGATTCGCGAACGATAATTGATATTGGTGGAGCGGAGAGGTTGCTTGGAAGAGGAGATATGTTGCTTTTAGAGAATGGGGCGACAAAGCCTAGACGTGTTCAAGGTAACTTTGTTAGTGATGAAGAGATGGAACGTATTGTAGAGCATGTGAAACAACAACAAAAGCCAAACTACCTATTTCAACAAGAAGAACTTTTACAAGAGCTAAAAGTTCAGGAGGAAGAAGACGACTTGTTTTATGAAGCTTGTGAATTTGTCGTAGAACAAACTACAGCTTCAACCTCAAGCCTTCAAAGGAAATTCAGAATTGGTTATAATCGAGCAGCTCGCCTAATTGATATGATGGAAGCAAACGGAATAATTACTGGTGCAAACGGAAGTAAAGCAAGAGATGTACTAATTTCCGAGCGTGAGTTGCATAATAAGGTAACAAATGAATAA
- a CDS encoding DUF1444 domain-containing protein gives MTSLKMKKLLQESLDHPNWIFTYEREKDSVRVEDKNSSKGITISLSGLIAKYEQNGQKAVEEYVYYVQETLTSMRKQITLNGQERHIFPVIRSTSFPIVNSDDVSLVYDDHTAETRVYYAIDLGSTYRLIDERMAAKEDLTNETIREMAMFNVRSLSTEMKEDRVAGNSYYFLNTKDGYDASRILNESFLQHMKQSVKGTMTISVPHQDVLIIGDIENKTGYDILAQMTMGFFVNGKVPITALSFLYEEGKLEPIFILGNIKVEKDTEENE, from the coding sequence ATGACAAGTTTAAAAATGAAGAAACTGTTGCAAGAGAGTTTAGACCATCCTAACTGGATATTTACATATGAAAGAGAGAAAGACTCTGTGAGGGTAGAAGATAAAAATTCTAGTAAAGGAATTACTATTTCACTTTCTGGTCTAATTGCAAAATACGAACAGAATGGCCAGAAAGCAGTAGAAGAGTACGTATACTATGTACAAGAAACTTTAACAAGTATGAGAAAGCAAATAACGCTAAATGGACAGGAACGCCACATCTTCCCTGTTATTCGTTCCACTTCTTTTCCGATAGTAAATAGTGATGATGTTTCGTTGGTTTATGATGACCATACTGCTGAAACTAGAGTCTACTATGCTATAGACCTTGGAAGTACTTACCGTCTTATCGATGAACGTATGGCTGCTAAAGAGGATTTAACAAATGAAACAATAAGAGAAATGGCCATGTTCAATGTCCGTTCGCTTTCAACAGAGATGAAAGAAGATCGTGTCGCTGGAAACTCTTATTATTTCTTAAACACTAAAGACGGTTATGATGCTAGTAGAATTTTAAATGAGTCATTTTTACAGCACATGAAACAAAGTGTTAAGGGAACTATGACGATTTCTGTTCCTCACCAAGACGTATTAATTATCGGTGATATTGAAAACAAAACAGGTTATGATATATTGGCTCAAATGACAATGGGATTTTTCGTTAACGGAAAAGTACCAATCACTGCTTTATCATTCTTATATGAAGAAGGTAAATTAGAACCTATTTTTATTTTAGGAAATATTAAAGTAGAAAAAGATACGGAAGAAAATGAGTAA
- the murC gene encoding UDP-N-acetylmuramate--L-alanine ligase has translation MTIYHFVGIKGTGMSALAHILHDMKLHVQGSDLEKTFFTQKGLEEKGISILPFDPDNIKEDMIVIAGNAFPDTHEEIVTAKEHGLQVIRYHQFLGQLMEKFTSVAVTGAHGKTSTTGLLAHVIQGAAPTSYLIGDGTGKGQEDSQYFAFEACEYRRHFLSYHPDYCIMTNIDFDHPDYFHSVDDVFSAFQDMALQVKKGIIACGDDEHLQKIQAKVPVIYYGFGEENDFQARSIEKSTAGTTFDVFVRNNPYATFSITGYGDHNILNALAVIALCHYEGISVEVIQDRLLTFNGVKRRFSQKIVGDQVLIDDYAHHPTEIRATIQAARQKYPEKDIIAVFQPHTYSRTQTFLNEFAETLSKADYVYLCDIFGSARENQGKLSINDLKDKIENSATISEDNIKVLNKHDNSVIIFMGAGDIQKFQQAFEAQL, from the coding sequence ATGACCATTTATCATTTTGTTGGTATAAAAGGGACGGGAATGAGTGCTTTAGCACACATTCTTCATGATATGAAATTACATGTTCAAGGTTCGGATTTAGAAAAAACATTTTTTACACAAAAAGGGTTAGAAGAAAAAGGAATCAGTATTTTACCTTTTGATCCGGACAATATTAAAGAAGATATGATTGTTATTGCTGGGAATGCATTCCCAGATACACATGAAGAAATAGTTACTGCAAAAGAACATGGTTTACAAGTTATTCGTTATCATCAATTTTTAGGACAGTTGATGGAAAAGTTTACGAGTGTTGCTGTTACTGGTGCACACGGAAAAACATCTACAACTGGATTGTTAGCTCATGTAATACAAGGAGCTGCGCCTACATCCTATTTAATTGGAGATGGAACTGGTAAAGGACAAGAAGATAGTCAATATTTTGCTTTTGAAGCATGCGAATATAGAAGGCATTTCTTATCCTATCATCCAGACTATTGCATCATGACAAACATTGATTTTGATCACCCTGATTATTTCCATAGTGTAGATGATGTATTTAGTGCCTTTCAAGACATGGCACTACAAGTTAAAAAAGGAATCATTGCATGTGGAGATGATGAACATCTTCAAAAAATACAAGCAAAAGTTCCAGTGATTTATTATGGTTTTGGAGAAGAAAATGACTTCCAAGCTCGTTCTATTGAAAAATCAACGGCAGGAACCACTTTTGATGTATTTGTACGTAACAATCCTTATGCGACATTTTCCATAACTGGTTATGGAGATCATAACATCTTAAATGCGTTAGCTGTAATAGCACTATGCCATTATGAAGGTATAAGTGTAGAGGTTATTCAGGATAGATTGCTTACTTTTAATGGAGTTAAAAGAAGGTTTTCTCAAAAAATAGTTGGAGATCAAGTGTTAATTGACGACTATGCACATCATCCAACTGAAATACGCGCAACTATACAAGCAGCGAGACAAAAGTATCCAGAAAAGGATATTATCGCAGTCTTTCAGCCACACACGTATAGTAGAACACAAACTTTCTTAAATGAATTTGCTGAGACGTTAAGTAAAGCAGATTACGTCTATTTATGTGATATTTTTGGTTCGGCAAGGGAAAATCAAGGTAAGCTATCTATTAATGATTTAAAAGATAAGATT
- a CDS encoding S8 family peptidase — protein sequence MKCRTKKVFSKFLLVAMCFMLIVPSFLASNASARSKGASTSFSTDAKEAAANKISNKLQSEFSKDEMVTFLVKFKDQVDTMEVAAEMEKKAQLQKNTPAQTTLMKRHAIVSELRATAIETQANALSYLEKAEAKGIAKDVQSFFIVNGLAVTATKEVMEQLAAFPEVEKITPNEEVELYPAIESPTASVGVEADVPEPSSENVEWNIQQVGAPQAWEMGVDGQGAVVAIMDTGVQWNHPALMHQYRGFDPNNPNSPSHAYNFFDAVNGQSASYDDHGHGTHVAGTAVGGEQNGTNKVGVAPGAKWIGVKILAASGGGTQAQILAGAQWLLAPTDANGTPNPAMAPDIVNNSWGGGAGMNEWFRPMVQAWKAADIYPVFAAGNTTATNPGGPGSVAVPANYPESYAVGATDVNMNLGSFSLQGPSPYGEMKPNVSAPGVSIRSSTPGSGYTGGWNGTSMAAPHVAGAVALLKQVNASLSIDEIAEILETTATPRTNSQYPEAPNNGFGHGIINVHDAVSSIISGLGKIKGQVAKDGEDNEPPTFEHAAPSETYAGMTLPLSINVQDNVSISAVTLQYENQDGQWVDVAATRTSGTYNNATFRAAISGEDIAVPSVSYRFHIVDFGGNEVTTDTYEVSVQPGISIGYFQDFESDPVGWYSFGNNNSWEWGVPTSGPNGAFSGEKVYATNLAGNYANNANMTLVMPPVELPANSPAYLQYKSWHNLETRWDFGHVFVSTDGGDSWTQAYRFDDVTNGWVDREVDLSQYAGQTILIGFNVTTDGSVVRVGWYLDDVHLADESLNLSSTHVNATPDKSVAAKELKVDPSKIVPAGSLQEFKEVKVNEYHPNVLPLGATVTVVESNRSIQTNPANGYYELLHAAGEYTVRAEAYGYHSAEQTVDIPADGEAVANFVLEELAQGTVSGTITNSATGQPVTNATLLLVEDAAVAPVTTDENGHFSITAYEGDYTLRIMAPSYYSETIEVTVSGDTELNLELRPFIGYPGEIGYDDGTAENARAFFDAGNGWAVKMSLPENQDQALVAGGLFRFWDTSWPTPGGTAFKVAVYDATGPDGAPGQRLAGPIDAIAQRDGGWTEVDLSELGIIVEQDFYMVYIQANPNPNAPGLGTDENGPNAGRSWQYVGGAWSPAPAAEGNYMIRAIVNYEVTAPAITSPSDETYTSNENVTVEGKAAPTTTVHLFNNGEEVGTTTATEAGTFTIDTTLTEGTNTFTAKASTDSGITDESAPVTVVLDQHAPELAITSPENGDKTNRETVTVTGTVADTNLDSVKVNGQNVTVTDGSFSHRVMLENGENHIVVVALDKAGNSSTESVVVYANYDAPEISNVKPDQDVHLNAGQTVKIELTSEPGLQASFTIRMPLTNLGSEVEVANAMELPLVETSPGNYEGYWTATSSVVAEGAEIEVKVADEYGNVTRQIADGKLFINVGSDNDGPGKPDKPGKPDKPGKGNGRN from the coding sequence ATGAAGTGTCGAACGAAAAAAGTTTTTTCTAAATTTTTACTAGTAGCAATGTGTTTCATGCTAATTGTACCAAGCTTTTTGGCAAGTAATGCATCAGCTCGATCAAAAGGGGCTAGCACTTCCTTTTCGACGGATGCAAAAGAAGCAGCTGCTAATAAAATTAGCAATAAACTCCAAAGTGAGTTTTCAAAAGATGAAATGGTTACATTCCTTGTAAAGTTCAAGGATCAAGTAGATACAATGGAAGTAGCAGCTGAAATGGAGAAAAAAGCACAACTTCAAAAAAACACTCCAGCTCAAACTACTTTAATGAAACGTCATGCAATTGTTTCTGAGCTTCGAGCTACAGCAATTGAAACTCAGGCAAATGCTCTTTCTTACTTAGAAAAAGCAGAAGCAAAAGGAATTGCTAAAGATGTTCAATCTTTCTTCATTGTTAACGGTCTTGCAGTGACTGCTACTAAAGAAGTAATGGAACAATTAGCAGCATTTCCTGAAGTAGAAAAAATCACGCCAAATGAAGAAGTAGAATTATATCCAGCAATTGAATCACCTACTGCATCGGTTGGAGTTGAGGCAGATGTTCCTGAGCCTTCATCCGAAAATGTAGAGTGGAATATTCAACAAGTAGGAGCTCCACAAGCTTGGGAAATGGGTGTTGACGGGCAAGGTGCTGTTGTAGCAATAATGGACACTGGTGTTCAATGGAATCACCCAGCATTAATGCACCAATATCGTGGATTTGATCCTAACAATCCTAACAGTCCATCTCACGCTTACAACTTCTTTGATGCTGTTAACGGTCAATCAGCTTCTTACGATGACCATGGTCATGGTACACACGTAGCTGGTACAGCTGTTGGCGGAGAGCAAAACGGCACGAATAAAGTTGGTGTTGCTCCTGGCGCAAAATGGATAGGAGTAAAGATTTTAGCTGCATCTGGTGGAGGAACTCAAGCTCAGATTTTAGCAGGAGCTCAATGGTTACTAGCTCCAACTGATGCAAATGGTACACCAAATCCAGCTATGGCTCCTGATATTGTAAACAACTCTTGGGGTGGCGGTGCTGGAATGAACGAATGGTTCCGTCCTATGGTGCAAGCATGGAAAGCAGCGGACATCTATCCTGTATTCGCAGCTGGAAATACAACAGCAACTAACCCTGGTGGTCCTGGATCTGTAGCCGTTCCAGCAAACTACCCTGAGTCATACGCAGTTGGTGCAACTGACGTTAACATGAACTTAGGTAGCTTCTCTTTACAAGGTCCTTCTCCATATGGAGAAATGAAACCAAATGTTTCTGCTCCTGGTGTAAGTATCCGATCTTCAACCCCCGGAAGTGGATATACTGGTGGATGGAACGGTACTTCCATGGCTGCTCCACACGTAGCTGGTGCAGTTGCATTATTAAAACAAGTAAATGCTTCTCTATCCATTGATGAGATTGCAGAAATTTTAGAAACAACAGCAACTCCAAGAACTAACTCTCAATACCCTGAAGCACCAAACAACGGCTTCGGTCATGGGATTATTAATGTACATGATGCTGTTTCTTCGATTATCTCTGGATTAGGAAAAATTAAAGGGCAAGTTGCAAAAGATGGTGAAGATAACGAACCTCCGACTTTCGAACATGCAGCACCTTCTGAAACATACGCTGGCATGACTTTACCTTTAAGCATTAACGTACAAGATAACGTAAGTATTTCTGCTGTAACATTACAGTATGAAAATCAAGATGGCCAATGGGTAGATGTTGCTGCTACTCGTACTTCTGGTACGTACAATAACGCTACTTTCCGTGCAGCTATTTCTGGTGAAGACATTGCAGTACCAAGTGTATCTTACCGATTCCACATCGTTGATTTTGGTGGAAACGAAGTAACAACAGATACTTATGAAGTAAGTGTTCAACCAGGTATTTCTATCGGATATTTCCAAGACTTTGAGTCTGATCCAGTTGGTTGGTATTCTTTCGGTAACAACAACAGCTGGGAGTGGGGAGTTCCTACAAGCGGTCCTAATGGTGCATTTTCTGGCGAAAAAGTATATGCAACAAACTTAGCTGGTAACTATGCGAACAATGCGAACATGACGCTAGTAATGCCTCCAGTAGAATTACCTGCAAACAGTCCAGCTTATTTACAATATAAGAGTTGGCATAACCTAGAAACTCGTTGGGATTTCGGTCATGTGTTTGTTTCGACTGACGGCGGAGATTCTTGGACTCAAGCATATCGTTTTGATGATGTAACAAATGGATGGGTTGACCGTGAAGTTGACTTATCACAATATGCTGGTCAAACTATTTTAATTGGATTCAACGTAACAACCGATGGTAGTGTTGTACGTGTAGGTTGGTATTTAGATGACGTTCATTTAGCTGATGAGTCACTTAACTTATCTAGTACACATGTAAATGCTACACCTGATAAATCAGTTGCAGCAAAAGAATTAAAAGTAGATCCTAGCAAGATTGTTCCTGCTGGTTCACTTCAAGAATTTAAGGAAGTAAAAGTAAATGAATATCATCCAAACGTACTTCCGCTTGGTGCAACAGTAACGGTAGTGGAATCTAACCGTTCTATTCAAACAAATCCTGCTAATGGCTATTACGAGCTGTTACATGCTGCTGGAGAATATACGGTAAGAGCTGAAGCTTACGGTTATCATTCAGCTGAACAAACTGTTGATATCCCAGCTGATGGTGAAGCAGTTGCTAACTTTGTACTTGAAGAATTAGCTCAAGGTACAGTAAGTGGTACAATCACAAACAGTGCTACTGGTCAACCTGTTACAAACGCAACGCTTCTTCTTGTAGAAGATGCAGCAGTTGCTCCAGTAACTACTGATGAAAATGGGCATTTCTCCATCACTGCTTATGAAGGAGATTACACGTTACGTATTATGGCTCCTTCTTACTACAGTGAAACAATCGAGGTAACAGTTTCTGGTGACACAGAGCTTAACTTAGAATTAAGACCATTTATCGGATACCCTGGTGAAATTGGTTACGATGATGGAACAGCAGAAAATGCACGTGCATTCTTTGATGCTGGTAACGGTTGGGCTGTAAAAATGTCTTTACCTGAAAATCAAGATCAAGCTCTTGTAGCTGGTGGATTATTCCGATTCTGGGATACTTCATGGCCAACTCCTGGTGGAACAGCATTTAAAGTAGCTGTATACGATGCAACTGGTCCAGATGGAGCACCAGGTCAGAGACTAGCTGGTCCAATTGACGCAATTGCGCAACGTGATGGCGGATGGACAGAAGTTGATTTATCTGAATTAGGTATCATCGTAGAACAAGACTTCTACATGGTATATATACAAGCGAATCCAAATCCTAATGCACCTGGTTTAGGTACAGATGAAAACGGACCAAATGCAGGTCGTAGCTGGCAATATGTTGGCGGTGCATGGTCACCTGCTCCTGCGGCAGAAGGTAACTATATGATTCGCGCTATCGTTAATTACGAAGTAACAGCACCAGCTATTACTTCTCCTAGTGATGAAACTTACACTAGCAATGAGAATGTTACAGTAGAAGGTAAAGCTGCTCCGACTACAACTGTTCACTTATTCAATAATGGTGAAGAAGTTGGTACAACAACAGCTACAGAAGCTGGAACATTTACAATTGATACAACATTAACAGAAGGTACAAACACGTTCACAGCTAAAGCTTCTACAGATAGCGGAATAACAGACGAATCCGCACCAGTTACAGTTGTTTTAGATCAACATGCTCCTGAGCTAGCAATTACAAGCCCAGAGAATGGAGATAAAACAAATCGTGAAACAGTTACAGTTACAGGTACTGTAGCAGATACAAACTTAGATTCTGTGAAAGTGAACGGTCAAAACGTAACTGTTACAGATGGTTCTTTCTCTCACCGAGTAATGCTTGAAAATGGGGAAAACCATATTGTAGTAGTTGCGTTAGACAAAGCAGGTAACTCCTCTACGGAAAGTGTAGTAGTATACGCAAACTACGATGCACCAGAAATTTCTAATGTCAAACCTGATCAAGACGTTCACTTAAATGCAGGTCAGACGGTAAAAATTGAGTTAACTAGTGAGCCAGGATTACAAGCATCTTTTACAATCCGCATGCCGCTAACTAACTTAGGTAGTGAGGTCGAAGTTGCAAATGCGATGGAATTACCATTAGTTGAAACATCTCCTGGTAATTACGAAGGTTACTGGACAGCAACTTCAAGTGTCGTTGCAGAAGGCGCTGAAATTGAAGTGAAAGTGGCTGATGAATACGGTAACGTTACACGTCAAATTGCTGATGGAAAGCTATTCATCAATGTAGGTAGTGATAATGACGGCCCTGGAAAGCCAGATAAACCTGGAAAACCAGATAAGCCAGGTAAAGGGAACGGACGAAACTAA